A DNA window from Flavisolibacter ginsenosidimutans contains the following coding sequences:
- a CDS encoding glycoside hydrolase family protein: MAKNFVFVLLFAFSFSFNAFAQANGKAVPESKMQEVYKEVKTPFKYGLVVVPKNDSQKVDCPTVFRKGEDWYMSYIVFNGRGYETWLAKSADLLHWQTLGKMLSFDDDTTAWDASQKAGYVSLVNTTWGGDYSLQQYKGKYWMSYFGGREKGYEAGLLSLGIACTTKDPATPHEWQRAPKPVLTSLDKDVRWWENKKQFKSTVIWDKDEATGYPFVMYYNANGDTAKDNKKTRWFERIGMAVSNDMTHWKRFNTEPVVHHPVGITGDPYLQKMGDVWVMFYFGAFWQDRKGAFNRFACSYDLVNWTDWAGDNLIESSEPFDAQYAHKSCVVKWKGVVYHFYNAVNKKEQRSIAVATSKDLGKSRLNFISAGEK; encoded by the coding sequence ATGGCAAAAAATTTTGTGTTCGTTCTTCTTTTCGCGTTCAGCTTTTCCTTCAATGCTTTTGCACAAGCAAACGGCAAAGCGGTTCCGGAAAGCAAGATGCAGGAAGTTTACAAGGAAGTGAAAACACCGTTTAAATACGGCTTGGTAGTCGTTCCTAAAAACGATTCGCAAAAAGTGGATTGCCCGACCGTGTTCCGAAAAGGAGAAGATTGGTACATGTCCTACATCGTTTTTAACGGCAGGGGGTACGAAACATGGCTGGCAAAAAGTGCTGATTTGTTGCACTGGCAAACGCTGGGCAAAATGCTTTCTTTTGACGACGATACAACGGCCTGGGATGCGAGCCAGAAAGCGGGTTATGTTTCGCTGGTGAATACAACCTGGGGCGGCGATTATTCTTTGCAACAATACAAAGGCAAATATTGGATGAGTTATTTCGGTGGCCGCGAAAAAGGCTACGAGGCCGGGCTGCTTTCACTTGGCATTGCCTGTACAACAAAAGACCCCGCAACGCCGCACGAATGGCAACGTGCGCCAAAGCCTGTACTTACATCGCTTGACAAAGACGTTCGTTGGTGGGAAAACAAAAAGCAATTCAAAAGCACGGTGATTTGGGACAAAGACGAAGCAACGGGTTATCCTTTTGTGATGTATTACAACGCCAACGGCGACACAGCCAAAGACAATAAAAAAACACGCTGGTTCGAGCGCATCGGCATGGCGGTGTCGAACGACATGACTCATTGGAAACGGTTCAACACGGAACCCGTCGTGCATCATCCGGTGGGCATTACCGGCGACCCGTATTTGCAAAAGATGGGCGACGTGTGGGTAATGTTTTATTTCGGTGCGTTTTGGCAGGACCGGAAAGGCGCCTTCAATCGTTTTGCGTGCTCGTATGATTTAGTGAACTGGACCGATTGGGCGGGTGATAATTTGATTGAATCCTCCGAACCTTTCGATGCGCAGTATGCGCACAAATCCTGCGTCGTGAAATGGAAGGGTGTGGTTTATCATTTTTACAACGCCGTCAACAAGAAGGAGCAACGCAGCATTGCGGTGGCCACGTCAAAAGATTTGGGCAAAAGCCGCCTGAATTTTATTTCTGCCGGCGAAAAATAA
- a CDS encoding zinc-binding alcohol dehydrogenase family protein: MKTLVCIKPGEFAYEEREQPKLEKGQAIIRIKRIGICGTDLHAFEGTQPFFEYPRILGHELAGELVAVDGTDGFEIGEKVSFIPYFNCGECIACRRGLPNCCANIKVCGVHVHGGFAEYLSVPSSSLLHGEGLSFDELSLVEPLAIGAHGVRRAGVEEGEFVLVVGAGPIGLGIAEFSRIAGGKVIVMDVNEKRLAFCKEKLGVNYTVNPLTDDVLMKLKEITNGDMPTVVIDATGNLKAINNGFGYMAHGARYVLVGLQKGEICVSHPEFHKREATLMSSRNATREDFEHVMACMKKGLVKPTTYITHRVQFDEVKDHFESWLKPETGVIKATVELN, translated from the coding sequence ATGAAGACATTGGTTTGCATAAAGCCCGGCGAATTTGCTTACGAAGAAAGAGAGCAGCCGAAATTGGAAAAAGGACAAGCAATCATCAGGATAAAACGCATCGGCATTTGCGGAACGGATTTGCATGCCTTTGAAGGCACGCAACCATTCTTTGAATACCCGCGAATACTTGGGCATGAATTGGCCGGCGAGTTGGTTGCTGTTGACGGTACAGACGGTTTCGAAATTGGTGAGAAGGTTTCCTTCATTCCTTATTTCAATTGCGGTGAGTGCATTGCCTGCCGCCGCGGTTTGCCCAATTGTTGCGCGAATATTAAAGTCTGCGGCGTGCACGTTCACGGCGGCTTTGCAGAATATCTTTCCGTGCCTTCTTCTTCGCTGCTTCACGGCGAAGGCTTGAGCTTTGACGAGTTGAGTTTGGTTGAACCGCTTGCCATTGGCGCACACGGTGTGCGAAGAGCAGGAGTGGAGGAAGGTGAATTTGTTCTCGTTGTTGGCGCGGGACCGATTGGTTTGGGCATTGCCGAATTTTCCCGCATTGCCGGCGGCAAGGTGATTGTGATGGACGTGAACGAAAAGCGTTTGGCATTTTGTAAAGAAAAGCTCGGCGTGAATTACACCGTCAATCCATTGACAGACGATGTGCTGATGAAGCTGAAAGAAATCACGAACGGTGATATGCCCACCGTGGTAATTGATGCAACCGGAAATTTAAAAGCCATCAACAACGGCTTTGGTTACATGGCGCACGGTGCCCGGTACGTATTGGTGGGCTTGCAAAAAGGAGAGATTTGTGTTTCTCATCCCGAGTTTCACAAACGCGAAGCAACGCTGATGAGCAGTCGCAACGCCACACGCGAAGATTTTGAACACGTTATGGCTTGCATGAAAAAAGGCTTGGTGAAACCAACAACCTACATTACGCATCGTGTGCAATTTGACGAAGTGAAAGATCATTTTGAAAGCTGGCTGAAACCGGAAACAGGCGTGATCAAAGCAACCGTTGAATTGAATTAA
- the galB gene encoding beta-galactosidase GalB, with protein MNKIFLSFFLFCTLLVSAQSRQWVNFNENWKFFLGNDSAANKVSYNDSKWRTLNLPHDWSIEGTFSETYPTTFNQGALPAGIGWYRKTFSLPLSSKNKIVSIRFDGVYRNSEVWINGHYLGKRPYGYSSFQYELTPYLKFGAEKNVLAVKVDNSVQPNSRWYTGSGIYRNAWLETTGIIHFDKEDIFLTTPTITNKYAIVEIKTPIVQPLGHPGGYDADLISKVYDQNGNIVGKFSMRLPLGDRSDIPQKFKIANPKLWSIDRPSLYKVITQIKVGSEVYDECSFSFGIRSFSFDAEKGFFLNNQPLKIKGVCLHHDLGALGAAFNKRAAERQLQILKDMGCNAVRTAHNPPAPEFLDLCDRMGFLVMDEAFDMWKKRKNKFDYSVDFDEWHKRDLEDMIKRDRNHASVFMWSIGNEIREQFDSSGTRIAKELATIIKSLDPTRPVTSALTENIPEKNFIYQSAALDVLGFNYKLYDYAALPKRFPGQKLIASETASALATRGHYDMPSDSARLWPPDAKSKNYGNADYTVSAYDNTYAYWGASHEASWKAVKKYPFMAGTFVWSGFDFIGEPVPYGWPARSSYYGIVDLAGFPKDVYYMYQSEWTNKPVLHIFPHWNWKSGDSVDVWAYYNKADAVELFLNGKSLGIKKKIGDSLHVQWRVKYEPGTVKAVSRKAGKIILVKEIKTAGKPAKIELMADRKTLAANGNDLSFITVKVLDAEGNLVPDADNFVKFTIKGPAFIAGVDNGNPTSSESFKAPQRKAFNGLCLAIIQTTGKKGEIVLEARSEGLKTSAVRLRAN; from the coding sequence GTGAACAAAATCTTTCTTTCTTTTTTTCTTTTTTGCACGTTGCTTGTTTCAGCGCAGTCGCGACAATGGGTCAACTTCAACGAGAATTGGAAATTTTTTTTGGGCAATGACTCCGCTGCCAACAAAGTTTCCTACAACGATTCCAAATGGAGAACGCTGAATCTTCCGCACGACTGGAGCATAGAAGGAACGTTTAGCGAAACATACCCAACGACTTTTAACCAAGGTGCGTTGCCTGCCGGCATCGGCTGGTACCGCAAAACATTTTCGTTGCCGCTTTCATCAAAAAATAAAATTGTTTCGATTCGCTTTGATGGCGTTTACCGCAACAGCGAAGTATGGATCAACGGTCATTATCTCGGCAAACGTCCTTATGGTTATAGTTCGTTTCAGTACGAGTTGACGCCGTACTTAAAATTTGGTGCAGAAAAAAATGTGCTTGCGGTTAAGGTTGATAACTCGGTGCAACCGAACTCAAGGTGGTACACGGGCTCGGGTATTTATAGAAACGCGTGGTTGGAAACAACAGGAATAATTCATTTCGACAAAGAAGATATTTTTTTAACGACACCAACGATTACCAATAAATATGCAATCGTTGAAATTAAGACGCCAATCGTTCAGCCATTGGGTCATCCTGGTGGATATGATGCTGACTTGATTAGTAAAGTCTATGATCAAAATGGAAATATTGTTGGGAAGTTTTCAATGCGTTTACCGCTTGGTGACCGATCGGACATTCCTCAAAAGTTTAAGATAGCCAATCCAAAACTGTGGTCAATTGACAGGCCAAGTTTGTACAAGGTAATTACACAAATAAAAGTTGGCTCTGAAGTGTATGATGAGTGCTCTTTTTCATTCGGCATTCGCTCTTTTTCTTTCGATGCAGAAAAAGGTTTCTTTCTCAACAATCAACCCCTCAAAATAAAAGGCGTTTGTCTTCATCACGATCTTGGTGCGTTGGGCGCCGCTTTCAACAAAAGAGCCGCGGAACGTCAACTGCAAATTTTAAAAGACATGGGTTGCAATGCCGTTCGCACGGCACACAATCCGCCTGCACCGGAGTTTTTGGACCTGTGCGACAGGATGGGTTTTCTGGTGATGGACGAAGCCTTCGACATGTGGAAGAAACGCAAAAACAAATTTGATTACAGTGTTGATTTTGACGAATGGCACAAACGCGATTTGGAAGACATGATCAAGCGCGACCGCAATCATGCTTCTGTTTTTATGTGGAGCATCGGCAATGAAATAAGAGAGCAGTTTGATTCATCGGGAACACGCATTGCAAAAGAACTTGCGACCATCATTAAAAGTTTAGACCCGACTCGACCGGTAACGTCTGCGCTGACCGAAAACATTCCGGAGAAGAATTTCATTTATCAATCAGCTGCGCTGGACGTGCTTGGCTTTAATTACAAGTTGTACGATTACGCAGCGTTGCCAAAACGTTTTCCCGGACAAAAACTAATCGCTTCTGAAACCGCATCAGCATTGGCAACACGCGGACACTATGATATGCCTTCCGACAGTGCCCGCCTCTGGCCGCCCGATGCAAAGTCGAAGAACTATGGCAACGCGGATTATACCGTTTCGGCTTATGATAATACATATGCATACTGGGGTGCTTCGCATGAGGCAAGCTGGAAGGCCGTAAAAAAATATCCGTTCATGGCAGGCACTTTTGTTTGGTCCGGCTTTGATTTTATTGGCGAGCCCGTCCCTTATGGCTGGCCCGCACGAAGTTCCTATTACGGCATTGTTGATTTGGCCGGCTTTCCGAAAGATGTTTATTACATGTACCAAAGTGAGTGGACGAACAAGCCGGTGCTTCACATTTTTCCGCATTGGAATTGGAAGTCCGGTGACAGCGTTGATGTTTGGGCTTATTACAACAAAGCCGATGCAGTGGAACTTTTTCTAAACGGCAAATCGCTCGGTATAAAAAAGAAAATTGGTGACAGTCTTCACGTTCAATGGCGGGTGAAATACGAGCCCGGAACAGTAAAAGCCGTATCGAGAAAAGCGGGTAAGATTATTCTTGTAAAAGAAATTAAAACAGCCGGTAAGCCGGCAAAGATTGAATTGATGGCCGACCGGAAAACACTTGCTGCCAACGGCAATGATCTTTCGTTTATCACCGTAAAAGTTTTGGACGCAGAAGGTAATCTTGTGCCCGATGCAGACAACTTTGTAAAGTTTACAATTAAAGGTCCCGCATTTATTGCCGGTGTTGACAACGGCAACCCCACGAGCTCGGAATCATTTAAAGCGCCGCAGCGAAAAGCCTTCAACGGGCTTTGTCTGGCCATCATTCAAACAACGGGTAAAAAAGGTGAGATTGTACTGGAAGCCCGCAGCGAAGGACTAAAGACTTCTGCCGTTCGCTTGCGTGCCAATTAA
- a CDS encoding family 78 glycoside hydrolase catalytic domain, with amino-acid sequence MQRKLLLFFLTFASLQGFSQLTVVRLKCESKEAPLGIESTAPRLSWQIRSSSRNVLQTACRVLVADDLSSLKKNTGNVWDSKKVLSDASIQIKFNGKKLSPAKTYYWKVMVWDNGGHASAWSKVSNWQTGLPAKEDWKGAQWIAYDKIPDSLITVLPTDGKKDKYIGNNVLPLLRKRFVVKKPLKKATLFICGLGQFEASINGKKIGDHFLDPGWTKYDKQALYVPFDVTKNLQSGGNAIGVMLGNGFYYIPPVTGRYRKLKGAFGFPKMICRLALEYNDGTTESVVSDASWKTTKSPVTFSSIYGGEDYDAQLEQKGWDSYSFNDAAWKPVLLLEGPQVLNAQMAEPLKVMQTFLPRKVSSKGNDWVFDLGQNASGIPQITVQGKRGDTIRIYPAELLKEDGTINQRPTGSPYYLTYILKGDGAETWQPRFTYYGYRYLQVAGAVPKGQKSDSTLPVLLQIKGLHTRNSADKVGSFACSSDLFNRTYSLVDWSVKSNMASLFTDCPHREKLGWLEQDHLMGNSIRYTYDAVNLFRKQLHDIRYSQLADGLVPETAPEYLKFEWGGDMFRDSPEWGSTSIILPWYLYQWYGDRDVLEENYDVMKKYSAYLQTKAKGYVLSQGLGDWYDLGPNPPGVSQLTPMGVTGTAIYYYDLNILSKIANLLGEQEDAKSFDALAVNVKKAFNDSFFHADTKQYATGSQTANAMAVYMNLVEPQYKQAVIDNIVKDIRSRNNALTAGDIGYRYLLCVLHEAGRDDVIYDMNSRSDVPGYGYQLAKGATALTESWAALSRVSNNHLMLGHIMEWFYRGLAGIEQDNRAIAFKKIIINPQIVGDVTSAKGSFESPYGRVVSDWKKDGDNFRLTVEIPANTTAVVYLPAADASKIKEGKAAVLSHKNIQPLGTEGGKIKLAIGSGVYRFTVTNKSANDFASK; translated from the coding sequence ATGCAGCGAAAACTTCTTCTTTTTTTTCTGACGTTTGCTTCGCTTCAGGGCTTTTCGCAACTCACGGTTGTGCGGCTGAAATGCGAAAGCAAAGAAGCGCCGCTCGGCATTGAAAGCACCGCGCCTAGATTGAGTTGGCAGATTCGTTCGTCTTCACGAAACGTGTTGCAAACGGCCTGCCGGGTTTTGGTTGCGGATGATCTTTCATCGCTTAAAAAAAACACCGGCAACGTTTGGGATTCGAAAAAAGTTTTGTCCGACGCGTCCATCCAGATAAAATTTAACGGCAAAAAATTATCGCCTGCAAAGACTTACTATTGGAAGGTGATGGTTTGGGACAACGGAGGCCACGCATCGGCTTGGAGCAAAGTTTCAAATTGGCAAACAGGCTTGCCCGCGAAAGAAGACTGGAAGGGTGCGCAGTGGATTGCATACGATAAAATTCCCGACAGCTTAATCACCGTTCTTCCTACCGACGGAAAGAAAGACAAATACATTGGCAACAACGTTTTGCCCCTGCTGCGCAAACGCTTCGTTGTAAAAAAGCCGCTGAAAAAAGCAACCTTGTTCATTTGCGGTTTGGGACAATTTGAAGCAAGCATTAACGGAAAAAAGATCGGCGATCATTTCCTGGATCCCGGTTGGACGAAATACGACAAACAGGCCTTGTATGTTCCTTTCGACGTAACAAAGAATCTGCAAAGCGGTGGCAATGCAATTGGCGTAATGCTGGGCAACGGATTTTATTACATACCGCCGGTTACGGGACGCTACCGCAAACTCAAAGGCGCTTTTGGTTTTCCGAAAATGATTTGCCGATTAGCTTTAGAATACAACGACGGCACAACCGAAAGCGTTGTGAGCGATGCATCGTGGAAAACCACGAAAAGTCCTGTAACGTTTTCCAGCATTTACGGCGGCGAAGATTACGATGCACAATTGGAACAAAAAGGTTGGGACTCGTATTCATTCAATGACGCGGCGTGGAAACCGGTTTTGCTTCTTGAAGGCCCGCAGGTATTGAACGCACAAATGGCCGAACCGCTGAAAGTCATGCAAACGTTTTTGCCGCGAAAAGTTTCTTCGAAAGGCAATGATTGGGTCTTTGATCTTGGCCAAAATGCATCGGGCATTCCGCAGATAACGGTGCAGGGCAAACGCGGCGACACGATTCGCATTTATCCCGCAGAATTGTTGAAAGAAGACGGCACCATCAATCAACGGCCCACCGGCAGTCCGTACTATCTCACTTATATTTTGAAAGGCGACGGCGCTGAAACATGGCAGCCACGATTTACCTATTACGGTTACCGTTATTTGCAAGTTGCGGGTGCTGTGCCCAAAGGACAAAAGAGCGATTCCACGCTTCCCGTGTTGCTCCAGATAAAAGGTTTGCATACGCGAAACAGCGCAGACAAAGTGGGAAGCTTTGCCTGCTCTAGCGATTTGTTCAACCGCACGTACAGCCTCGTTGATTGGTCTGTCAAAAGCAACATGGCCTCACTGTTCACCGATTGTCCGCACCGGGAAAAATTAGGCTGGCTGGAACAGGATCACCTCATGGGGAATTCGATTCGCTATACGTATGATGCGGTGAATCTTTTTCGCAAGCAACTTCACGATATTCGCTACTCGCAACTGGCGGATGGTTTGGTTCCGGAAACCGCACCCGAGTATTTAAAATTTGAATGGGGCGGCGACATGTTCCGCGATTCGCCGGAGTGGGGCAGTACATCCATTATTCTTCCCTGGTATTTGTACCAATGGTACGGCGACAGAGACGTGTTGGAAGAGAATTACGACGTGATGAAAAAATATTCGGCCTACCTGCAAACAAAAGCAAAAGGCTACGTTCTTTCGCAAGGCCTCGGCGATTGGTATGATTTGGGTCCTAATCCTCCCGGCGTTTCACAACTTACGCCGATGGGCGTTACCGGAACAGCCATTTATTATTACGACCTGAACATCTTAAGCAAGATTGCAAACCTTTTGGGCGAACAAGAAGACGCAAAAAGTTTTGATGCGCTGGCAGTGAACGTAAAGAAAGCGTTCAACGACAGTTTTTTTCACGCCGATACAAAGCAATACGCAACCGGCAGTCAAACGGCGAATGCAATGGCCGTTTACATGAATCTTGTCGAACCGCAATACAAACAAGCGGTGATTGACAACATTGTGAAAGACATTCGCAGCCGCAACAACGCATTAACCGCCGGTGATATTGGTTACCGTTACCTGCTTTGCGTATTGCACGAAGCCGGAAGAGACGACGTGATTTACGACATGAACAGTCGCAGCGACGTTCCGGGCTATGGCTATCAGTTGGCAAAAGGCGCAACCGCGTTAACCGAATCCTGGGCGGCATTATCCAGGGTTTCCAACAATCACCTGATGTTGGGCCACATCATGGAATGGTTTTATCGCGGCCTTGCCGGAATTGAACAAGACAACCGTGCAATTGCTTTCAAAAAGATTATCATTAACCCGCAAATTGTTGGCGATGTGACCTCGGCAAAAGGAAGCTTCGAAAGTCCGTACGGACGGGTTGTTTCCGATTGGAAAAAGGACGGCGACAACTTTCGGTTGACCGTTGAAATTCCGGCCAACACAACCGCGGTTGTTTATCTTCCCGCAGCGGATGCTTCGAAAATAAAAGAAGGAAAGGCGGCTGTTCTTTCCCATAAAAACATTCAGCCGCTCGGAACCGAAGGCGGAAAAATAAAACTGGCAATCGGCTCGGGTGTCTATCGTTTTACCGTAACCAACAAAAGCGCAAACGACTTCGCATCAAAATAA